The Streptomyces sp. SS1-1 genome has a segment encoding these proteins:
- the trpS gene encoding tryptophan--tRNA ligase, protein MTRVFSGIKPTGHLTLGNYLGAMRRWAAVDQHESDALFCIVDLHALTVDHDPARVRRLSRQAATLLLASGLDPRLCTVFVQSHVDEHARLSYLLECVATDGEMRRMIQYKEKAARERVRGGSVRLSLLTYPVLMAADILAYGTDQVPVGDDQTQHVELARDIAVRFNQRYGHTFVVPRATPPRVAARVMNLQDPVSKMGKSDDSGPGIVYLLDEPDVVRRKIMRAVTDSARDVVYDPEARPGPANLLEILAACTGGNPSELSGVYETYGALKRDTADAVVEVLRPVQERHRELCADPGYVEGVLRDGAERARAMARPTVDAAYRAIGLLPAAAADGVAVADIGVTV, encoded by the coding sequence ATGACGCGGGTCTTCAGCGGGATCAAGCCGACCGGGCACCTGACGCTCGGGAACTACCTGGGCGCGATGCGGCGGTGGGCCGCCGTGGACCAGCACGAGTCCGACGCCCTGTTCTGCATCGTGGATCTGCACGCGCTGACCGTGGACCACGATCCGGCGCGGGTGCGCAGACTCAGCCGGCAGGCGGCGACGCTGTTGCTCGCGTCGGGGCTGGACCCCCGGTTGTGCACGGTCTTCGTGCAGAGCCACGTGGACGAGCACGCGCGGCTGTCGTACCTGCTGGAGTGCGTGGCCACGGACGGCGAGATGCGGCGGATGATCCAGTACAAGGAGAAGGCGGCGCGGGAACGGGTGCGCGGCGGGAGCGTACGGCTGTCCCTGCTGACGTATCCCGTGCTGATGGCGGCGGACATCCTGGCGTACGGGACCGACCAGGTGCCGGTCGGGGACGACCAGACGCAGCATGTGGAGCTGGCGCGGGACATCGCGGTGCGGTTCAACCAGCGGTACGGGCACACGTTCGTGGTGCCGCGGGCCACGCCGCCGCGGGTCGCGGCGCGGGTCATGAACCTCCAGGACCCGGTGTCGAAGATGGGCAAGAGCGATGACTCGGGACCGGGGATCGTCTATCTGCTCGACGAGCCGGACGTGGTGCGCAGGAAGATCATGCGGGCCGTCACCGACAGCGCCCGGGACGTCGTGTACGACCCGGAGGCGCGGCCGGGTCCGGCGAACCTGCTGGAGATCCTCGCGGCGTGCACGGGTGGGAACCCATCCGAGCTGAGCGGTGTATATGAAACGTACGGGGCTTTGAAGCGGGACACCGCGGACGCCGTGGTCGAGGTGCTGAGGCCCGTGCAGGAGAGGCACAGGGAGCTGTGCGCGGATCCTGGCTATGTGGAGGGGGTGCTGCGGGATGGTGCGGAGCGCGCGAGGGCGATGGCCCGGCCGACCGTGGATGCCGCGTATCGGGCGATCGGGCTGCTGCCGGCGGCAGCGGCGGACGGTGTGGCCGTCGCTGATATCGGGGTGACCGTGTAG
- a CDS encoding HAD family hydrolase: MRYDLVIFDNDGVLVDSEPISNRLLAAYLTELGHPTSYEDSIRDYMGSAMHRVHDLVLERTGERLPGDFDDVFHARVFAAFERELKPVAGAVDVLEALAGRGVLYCVASSGSHERIRVGHRTTGLDRFFDDDRIFSSQDVGRGKPAPDLFLHAARRMGVAPERCVVVEDSPLGVKAAVAAGMDVLGFTAMTPAERLSGANELFADMGELIALLD; the protein is encoded by the coding sequence ATGCGCTACGACCTCGTGATTTTCGACAACGACGGTGTTCTCGTCGACAGCGAGCCCATTTCCAATCGGCTGCTCGCCGCGTACCTGACCGAGCTCGGGCACCCGACGTCGTACGAGGACTCCATCCGGGACTACATGGGGTCGGCGATGCACCGGGTGCACGACCTGGTGCTCGAGCGCACGGGGGAGCGGCTTCCAGGGGACTTCGACGATGTCTTCCATGCCCGGGTGTTCGCGGCGTTCGAGCGGGAGCTGAAGCCCGTGGCCGGTGCCGTGGACGTCCTGGAGGCGCTCGCGGGGCGCGGAGTGCTGTACTGCGTGGCGTCCTCGGGGAGTCATGAGCGGATCAGGGTGGGGCACCGGACGACCGGCCTGGACCGGTTCTTCGACGACGACCGGATCTTCAGTTCACAGGATGTGGGGCGTGGGAAGCCCGCGCCGGACCTCTTCCTCCATGCCGCCCGGCGGATGGGGGTCGCGCCCGAGCGGTGTGTCGTCGTCGAGGACAGCCCGCTGGGGGTGAAGGCGGCCGTGGCCGCGGGGATGGACGTCCTCGGGTTCACCGCCATGACGCCGGCCGAGCGGCTGTCCGGGGCGAACGAACTCTTCGCCGACATGGGCGAGTTGATCGCATTGCTGGACTGA
- a CDS encoding VC0807 family protein, which translates to MTTNTGTTEGSTTKKSASGGRNRRLRNFLPLIIDVAVPLGAYYLLKNGFGMSTLMALALSSVVPAVRTGWSVCRAREVNGMATLILVVNVVSLLLSFVAGDPRLMMAKDSAISSTIGIGIIVSVVLGKPMMTAGMKPWVVKGDAGREAAWARLHRGSARFRRAERMFSLVWGVVLLAECVVRVVGAYSLPVDTMVWLGNVIMIVAMVLGFLVGGALGAGPMAAMVVAETKAWAERDARQGETVVRGPSTAPLVAAG; encoded by the coding sequence ATGACGACGAACACGGGGACGACCGAGGGAAGCACGACCAAGAAGAGCGCGAGCGGTGGGCGCAACAGGCGGCTGCGGAACTTCCTGCCGCTGATCATCGATGTGGCGGTGCCGCTCGGTGCGTACTACCTGCTGAAGAACGGCTTCGGGATGAGCACCCTCATGGCGCTCGCGCTCAGCAGCGTCGTGCCGGCCGTGCGGACCGGGTGGAGCGTGTGCAGGGCGCGGGAGGTCAACGGGATGGCCACGCTCATCCTGGTCGTGAACGTCGTCTCGCTGCTGCTGAGCTTCGTGGCGGGGGACCCGCGGCTGATGATGGCCAAGGACAGCGCGATCAGCAGCACGATCGGGATCGGCATCATCGTCTCGGTGGTGCTGGGCAAGCCGATGATGACGGCCGGGATGAAGCCGTGGGTGGTGAAGGGGGACGCGGGCCGGGAGGCCGCCTGGGCGCGACTGCACCGGGGTTCGGCGCGGTTCCGGCGGGCCGAGCGGATGTTCTCGCTGGTGTGGGGTGTGGTCCTGCTCGCCGAGTGTGTGGTGCGGGTCGTGGGGGCGTACAGCCTGCCGGTGGACACCATGGTGTGGCTCGGCAACGTGATCATGATCGTCGCGATGGTGCTCGGCTTCCTCGTCGGAGGGGCGCTGGGCGCGGGGCCGATGGCCGCGATGGTCGTCGCCGAGACGAAGGCGTGGGCCGAACGCGACGCGCGCCAGGGCGAGACCGTGGTGAGGGGTCCGTCCACCGCGCCCCTTGTCGCCGCAGGGTGA
- a CDS encoding MFS transporter, with amino-acid sequence MTDVLRRGRASLAFGFFAQGVAFALLVTRIPAIQDRYGVSDALLPAFLAAVPILAGVGSVTTERLVRRIRPSRLLRWSQPVVLLALLGVGAGDTMVELAVSLAAFGLAVGALDATMNMLGVSLQRAYGRSIMLSFHAAYSLGGIVGASLAWAGAHWELPLAVSYLPVVVVLLPAALVGSRWYVDATRATETPDAQAAGQQPVVFKLLLPLCLVMTFAYIGDSTVSNWSAKYLQDVLGSSEQLATVPYNVYMVTTLLGRAIGDFGVRRLGAVAVVRLGALVAAVGFAVVASAPGAWVGMLGFTLLGLGLCVLVPQTFAAAGRLFPGASDAAVARLNVFNYVGFLIGSPLVGALGDAWSYRGAMLVPMVLVLVTLVYAPSFAARPDRYGGGHERPRTADVGPGSNGL; translated from the coding sequence ATGACTGATGTGCTGCGGCGCGGCAGGGCCTCGCTGGCGTTCGGTTTCTTCGCCCAGGGCGTCGCGTTCGCCCTGTTGGTGACGCGGATCCCGGCCATCCAGGACCGGTACGGGGTGTCCGACGCGCTGCTGCCGGCGTTCCTCGCGGCCGTGCCGATCCTCGCCGGGGTCGGCAGCGTCACGACCGAGCGGCTGGTGCGGCGCATCCGTCCCAGCCGGTTGCTGCGCTGGTCGCAGCCCGTGGTGCTGCTGGCGCTGCTCGGTGTGGGGGCCGGGGACACGATGGTCGAACTGGCCGTCTCGCTCGCGGCGTTCGGGCTGGCCGTGGGGGCGCTGGACGCCACGATGAACATGCTCGGGGTGAGCCTGCAGCGGGCGTACGGGCGCAGCATCATGCTCAGCTTTCACGCGGCATACAGCCTGGGCGGGATCGTCGGGGCCTCGCTGGCGTGGGCGGGGGCGCACTGGGAGCTGCCGCTGGCGGTGTCGTATCTGCCGGTCGTCGTGGTGCTGTTGCCGGCGGCACTGGTGGGGAGCCGGTGGTACGTCGACGCGACGAGGGCGACGGAGACGCCCGACGCGCAGGCCGCCGGACAGCAGCCCGTCGTGTTCAAGCTGCTGCTGCCGCTGTGCCTGGTGATGACCTTCGCGTACATCGGGGACTCGACGGTCTCCAACTGGAGCGCGAAGTACCTCCAGGACGTGCTGGGCAGCTCCGAGCAGCTGGCGACCGTGCCGTACAACGTGTACATGGTGACCACGTTGCTGGGGCGGGCCATCGGGGACTTCGGGGTGCGGCGGCTGGGGGCGGTGGCCGTGGTGCGGCTGGGGGCGCTGGTGGCGGCCGTCGGGTTCGCGGTGGTGGCGTCGGCGCCGGGCGCGTGGGTGGGGATGCTGGGGTTCACGCTGCTCGGGCTGGGGCTGTGCGTGCTGGTGCCGCAGACGTTCGCGGCGGCCGGGAGGCTGTTCCCGGGGGCGTCGGACGCGGCCGTCGCGCGGCTCAACGTCTTCAACTACGTGGGCTTCCTGATCGGTTCCCCGCTCGTGGGGGCGCTGGGCGACGCGTGGAGCTATCGGGGGGCGATGCTGGTGCCGATGGTGTTGGTGCTGGTGACGCTCGTGTACGCCCCTTCGTTCGCCGCGCGGCCGGACCGATACGGTGGCGGGCATGAGCGGCCGCGCACAGCTGATGTGGGACCAGGCAGTAACGGGCTATGA
- a CDS encoding acetoin utilization protein AcuC encodes MSGRAQLMWDQAVTGYDFGRDHPMDPVRLGLTRKLVEAFELDRHMDVVAAQPAGESTLRLVHREDYIEAVKAASADPRSADQAYGLGTLDDPAFGGMHDVSALIAGQSVGAAEAVWRGSALHAVNFAGGLHHAMPAAASGFCVYNDAALAIARLLELGAERVAYVDVDVHHGDGVQAAFWEDPRVLTISLHEHPATLFPQTGWPQETGAAEGSAVNVALPAGTGDEGWLRAFHAVVPELLADFRPQVLVTQHGADTHFEDPLAHLAVSLDAQRAVQVACHDLAHEYADGKWLALGGGGYAVVEVVPRSWTHLVAIAAGRPIEPTTLIPESWRQEVYARTRQLGPARMTDGRWPVAWADWEAGYDPADRLDQAVLATRKAVFPLRGLLA; translated from the coding sequence ATGAGCGGCCGCGCACAGCTGATGTGGGACCAGGCAGTAACGGGCTATGACTTCGGCCGGGACCATCCGATGGACCCGGTGCGCCTCGGTCTGACCAGGAAACTCGTCGAAGCCTTCGAGCTCGACCGGCACATGGACGTCGTCGCGGCCCAGCCGGCCGGTGAGTCGACGCTGCGGCTGGTGCACCGGGAGGACTACATCGAGGCCGTGAAGGCGGCGTCGGCCGATCCGCGGTCGGCGGACCAGGCGTACGGGCTCGGCACCCTGGACGATCCGGCGTTCGGCGGGATGCACGACGTGTCGGCGCTGATCGCCGGGCAGTCGGTGGGGGCGGCGGAGGCGGTGTGGCGGGGGAGCGCGCTGCACGCGGTGAACTTCGCGGGCGGGCTGCACCACGCGATGCCGGCCGCCGCGTCCGGGTTCTGCGTCTACAACGACGCGGCGCTGGCCATCGCCCGGCTGCTGGAGCTGGGTGCGGAGCGGGTCGCGTACGTGGATGTCGACGTGCACCACGGGGACGGGGTGCAGGCGGCGTTCTGGGAGGACCCGCGGGTGCTGACGATCTCGTTGCACGAGCACCCCGCGACGCTGTTCCCGCAGACCGGATGGCCACAGGAGACCGGGGCCGCCGAGGGGTCGGCGGTGAACGTGGCGCTGCCGGCGGGCACCGGGGACGAGGGCTGGTTGCGGGCGTTCCACGCCGTGGTGCCGGAGCTGCTGGCGGACTTCCGCCCGCAGGTGCTGGTGACGCAGCACGGGGCCGACACGCACTTCGAGGACCCGCTGGCGCATCTTGCGGTGTCGCTGGACGCGCAGCGGGCCGTGCAGGTGGCCTGCCACGACCTGGCGCACGAGTACGCCGACGGGAAGTGGCTGGCGCTGGGCGGCGGCGGGTACGCCGTGGTCGAGGTGGTGCCGCGGTCGTGGACGCATCTGGTGGCGATCGCGGCGGGGCGGCCGATCGAGCCGACGACGTTGATCCCGGAGAGCTGGCGGCAGGAAGTGTACGCGCGGACACGGCAGTTGGGGCCGGCGCGGATGACCGACGGGCGGTGGCCGGTGGCCTGGGCGGACTGGGAGGCGGGGTACGACCCGGCGGACCGGCTGGACCAGGCGGTGCTGGCGACGCGCAAGGCGGTGTTCCCGCTGCGGGGGCTGCTCGCCTAG
- a CDS encoding phosphatase — translation MLSTAALRAHLVAVGLAGTVATSREASLRSYRLFAARDPRVLIGLDPEGAWGQRELLALMAEKCGVSADPCCVSGPDAIDPERTLTALDAFSDRLATVAQRGGPVLLGTGHPHRLLGFYGALADALSAAGCAVLTPAHGRRVDITTRFGLRTHNLVYVRGVALVRAPDASRSGCEPGAHTHSPLPVRLALAAAAEAGGPLPQLVIGDHGWVCGAGQLGFEAIGLADTNDPALFVGEAEGSVSVAVPLDDGVRSDYYRPLTRYVLNRACLSQ, via the coding sequence GTGCTGAGTACCGCGGCGCTTCGCGCTCATCTCGTGGCCGTGGGGCTCGCCGGGACCGTGGCGACCTCCCGTGAGGCGAGTCTCAGGAGTTACCGGCTGTTCGCCGCCCGGGATCCCCGGGTGCTCATCGGGCTGGATCCCGAGGGGGCCTGGGGGCAGCGTGAGCTGCTCGCCCTCATGGCGGAGAAGTGTGGGGTTTCAGCCGATCCCTGCTGTGTCTCGGGACCCGATGCGATCGATCCGGAACGGACCCTGACCGCTCTGGACGCCTTTTCCGATCGGCTCGCCACAGTCGCCCAGCGTGGCGGACCGGTGCTGCTCGGCACCGGGCATCCGCACCGGCTGCTCGGGTTCTACGGTGCCCTGGCAGACGCGCTCTCGGCGGCGGGGTGTGCCGTCCTCACCCCCGCGCATGGTCGCCGTGTCGACATAACGACCCGGTTCGGTCTACGTACGCACAACCTCGTCTACGTACGGGGAGTCGCGCTGGTGCGGGCGCCCGACGCGTCCCGCTCCGGTTGTGAGCCCGGCGCGCACACGCACTCCCCCCTCCCGGTTCGGCTCGCGCTGGCCGCCGCCGCCGAGGCCGGCGGGCCGCTGCCGCAGCTGGTGATCGGGGACCATGGCTGGGTCTGCGGGGCAGGTCAGCTGGGGTTCGAGGCCATTGGGCTCGCCGATACCAATGACCCCGCGCTCTTCGTGGGGGAGGCCGAGGGGTCCGTGTCCGTCGCCGTTCCACTTGATGACGGTGTGCGGTCTGATTACTACCGGCCGCTTACCCGCTACGTACTCAATCGAGCGTGTCTGTCACAGTAG
- a CDS encoding helix-turn-helix domain-containing protein, whose translation MAAAGERPLNEVQFLTVAEVASVMRVSKMTVYRLVHSGHLPAIRVGRSFRVPEQAVHEYLRESYVGVETA comes from the coding sequence ATGGCTGCAGCTGGCGAGAGGCCTCTGAACGAGGTTCAGTTCCTTACCGTGGCGGAGGTCGCCTCGGTGATGCGAGTGTCGAAGATGACCGTGTACCGGCTGGTGCACAGCGGTCATCTGCCCGCGATCCGGGTGGGACGGTCGTTCCGCGTCCCGGAGCAAGCGGTTCACGAGTACCTTCGCGAGAGTTACGTGGGGGTGGAAACCGCCTGA
- a CDS encoding 30S ribosomal protein bS22: MGSVIKKRRKRMAKKKHRKLLKRTRVQRRNKK, encoded by the coding sequence GTGGGCTCTGTTATCAAGAAGCGGCGCAAGCGGATGGCCAAGAAGAAGCACCGCAAGCTGCTCAAGCGCACGCGCGTCCAGCGTCGCAACAAGAAGTAG
- a CDS encoding NAD-dependent epimerase/dehydratase family protein, whose product MGKVVLVTGVARQLGGRFVRRIQRDPQVDRVIAVDAVPPEHHLGGADFIQADIRQPTIARVLAESGADTVVHMDVTGTALASGSRTTVKETNVIGTMQLLGACQKSPLVKRLVVKSSTNVYGSAPRDPAVFTETTPPKSLPSGGFAKDTVEVEGYVRGFARRRPDVAVCVLRFANILGPSADTPLASYFSLPVLPTVLGYDPRLQFVHEDDVIEVLRIASHEPRRGTLNSGTFNIAGDGVLLLSQCARRLGRPTVPLLLPAVTWAGTLVRTLGMSDFSPEQIRLLTHGRVVSTDQMRETLGFQPKYTTAQTFADFARGRGPGLLPPEALAGAVDRIAALPVLDGGHPPTQSAN is encoded by the coding sequence TTGGGCAAGGTCGTGCTCGTCACCGGGGTGGCCCGTCAACTCGGGGGCCGCTTCGTACGCCGTATCCAGCGGGACCCCCAGGTGGACCGGGTGATCGCCGTGGACGCGGTCCCACCGGAGCACCACCTGGGCGGCGCGGACTTCATCCAGGCCGACATCCGGCAGCCCACCATCGCGCGGGTCCTCGCGGAGAGCGGCGCCGACACCGTCGTGCACATGGACGTGACCGGGACCGCGCTGGCCAGCGGCAGCCGGACCACGGTCAAGGAGACCAACGTCATCGGGACGATGCAGCTCCTCGGCGCCTGCCAGAAGTCCCCTCTGGTCAAGCGGCTGGTGGTGAAGTCCAGTACGAACGTGTACGGGTCGGCGCCCCGCGACCCGGCCGTCTTCACCGAGACCACCCCGCCCAAGTCCCTTCCCAGCGGCGGCTTCGCGAAGGACACCGTCGAGGTCGAGGGCTATGTGCGCGGGTTCGCCCGGCGGCGGCCGGACGTCGCCGTGTGCGTGCTGCGGTTCGCCAACATCCTCGGCCCCAGCGCGGACACCCCGCTCGCCTCGTACTTCTCGCTGCCCGTCCTGCCGACCGTCCTCGGGTACGACCCGCGGCTGCAGTTCGTGCACGAGGACGACGTCATCGAGGTGCTGCGCATCGCCTCGCACGAGCCGCGCCGGGGCACGCTGAACAGCGGCACCTTCAACATCGCCGGGGACGGCGTCCTGCTGCTCTCCCAGTGCGCGCGGCGGCTGGGCCGGCCCACGGTGCCGCTGCTGCTGCCCGCCGTGACGTGGGCGGGCACCCTGGTGCGTACGCTGGGCATGTCGGACTTCTCGCCGGAGCAGATCCGGTTGCTCACCCACGGCCGGGTGGTGTCCACGGACCAGATGCGCGAGACCCTCGGATTCCAGCCGAAGTACACGACGGCCCAGACGTTCGCGGACTTCGCGCGCGGCCGCGGCCCGGGACTGCTGCCGCCCGAGGCCCTCGCGGGGGCCGTCGACCGGATCGCCGCGCTGCCCGTCCTGGACGGCGGTCACCCCCCGACGCAGAGCGCCAACTGA
- a CDS encoding lysophospholipid acyltransferase family protein, with protein MADAKVIPFDDDRSRGGAVQRPPRRRSTASRRKNGEGGPVGEVQPLPGRSLAQDDVPVTPEEEPAPQTPHDGGLERRVASGLAFLRRRLTGDYEVDDFGYDEELTDQVLMSLLRPVYEKYFRVDVKGVENIPADGGALIVANHSGTLPLDGLMMQVAVHDHHPAGRHLRLLAADLVFMLPVVNELARKLGHTLACAEDADRLLGQGELVGVMPEGFKGIGKPFGERYKLQRFGRGGFVSTALRRRTPIIPCSIVGAEEIYPMIGNAKTLARVLGIPYFPLTPTFPWLGPLGAIPLPTKWTIQFGEPIHTDGYPPEAAEDPMLMFNLTDQVREQIQHTLYKLLVQRRSVFF; from the coding sequence ATGGCGGACGCCAAGGTCATTCCGTTCGACGACGACCGGTCCCGCGGAGGCGCCGTACAGCGGCCGCCGCGGCGCCGGAGCACGGCGAGCCGGCGCAAGAACGGTGAGGGCGGGCCGGTCGGCGAGGTCCAGCCCCTGCCGGGACGGTCTCTCGCGCAGGATGATGTCCCTGTGACCCCTGAGGAAGAGCCGGCCCCGCAGACCCCGCACGACGGCGGTCTGGAGCGGCGCGTCGCGAGCGGCCTGGCCTTCCTGCGCCGGCGCCTCACCGGGGACTACGAGGTCGACGACTTCGGGTACGACGAGGAGCTGACCGACCAGGTCCTGATGTCCCTGCTGCGGCCGGTGTACGAGAAGTACTTCCGGGTCGACGTGAAGGGCGTGGAGAACATCCCGGCCGACGGCGGCGCGCTGATCGTCGCCAACCACTCCGGGACGCTGCCGCTGGACGGCCTGATGATGCAGGTCGCCGTGCACGACCACCATCCCGCGGGACGTCATCTGCGGCTGCTCGCCGCCGATCTGGTGTTCATGCTGCCGGTGGTCAACGAGCTCGCCCGCAAGCTCGGGCACACGCTGGCCTGCGCGGAGGACGCAGACCGGCTGCTCGGCCAGGGCGAGTTGGTCGGGGTGATGCCGGAGGGCTTCAAGGGCATCGGCAAGCCCTTCGGGGAGCGGTACAAGCTGCAGCGCTTCGGCCGGGGCGGGTTCGTGTCCACGGCGCTGCGCCGCCGTACGCCGATCATCCCGTGCTCGATCGTCGGGGCCGAGGAGATCTACCCGATGATCGGCAACGCGAAGACGCTGGCCCGGGTCCTGGGCATCCCGTACTTCCCGCTGACGCCGACCTTCCCGTGGCTGGGTCCGCTGGGCGCGATCCCGCTGCCGACGAAGTGGACGATCCAGTTCGGGGAGCCGATCCACACCGACGGCTATCCGCCGGAGGCGGCCGAGGACCCGATGCTGATGTTCAACCTGACCGACCAGGTCAGGGAGCAGATCCAGCACACGCTCTACAAGCTGCTGGTGCAGCGCCGGTCGGTGTTCTTCTGA
- a CDS encoding DUF5667 domain-containing protein produces the protein MIANVSAHRRASAFAQALEESTDRGTAAEQAEQPGAPAPAAAEQTEHGRLLALATGLGELPKPVLDPEVKVVQRAQLVAAMEAMLQEGTAAGEAGPTLPGQRSDRARGAHRATPMSRLRPRSRLAKGLTAGGLSVGVAAGAFGGVAAASGDALPGDSLYGLKRGIEDFKLNVLADGQDERGRVYLDQASTRLSEARRLMERGRGGQYDHESLAEIRRALSGMQHDASEGHRLLREAYERDPESLGPIQALSAFSRSHRATWGSMRERLPLQLGDVSQRVSSVFDAIDQEVAPLQSLLPPPAQDGGDGKGRGGSGSSSPGTSGADKSAHPSAGGSGATEGGHRTSSPSKSAEGSAGEDEGLLGGNTGGLLDPPKATGGSGASPSASAPAGGPAVTLPPLLPGLLPGLGIEGEDAD, from the coding sequence GTGATCGCGAACGTATCGGCGCACCGGCGGGCGAGCGCCTTCGCCCAGGCCCTGGAGGAGTCGACCGACCGGGGCACGGCGGCCGAGCAGGCCGAGCAGCCCGGGGCACCGGCACCGGCTGCTGCGGAACAGACCGAGCACGGGCGCCTGTTGGCCCTGGCCACGGGTCTCGGCGAGCTGCCCAAGCCCGTGCTCGACCCCGAGGTCAAGGTCGTGCAGCGAGCCCAGCTCGTGGCCGCGATGGAGGCCATGCTCCAAGAGGGCACCGCGGCGGGCGAGGCGGGCCCCACCCTGCCCGGGCAGCGGTCCGACCGCGCGCGCGGGGCCCACCGGGCGACCCCGATGAGCAGGCTCCGCCCGCGCTCCCGCCTCGCCAAGGGACTCACCGCCGGCGGACTCAGCGTCGGAGTGGCCGCCGGAGCCTTCGGCGGAGTGGCCGCCGCCAGCGGCGACGCCCTGCCCGGCGACTCCCTCTACGGCCTCAAGCGCGGCATCGAGGACTTCAAGCTCAACGTCCTGGCCGACGGCCAGGACGAACGCGGGCGCGTCTACCTCGACCAGGCCTCCACCCGGCTGAGCGAGGCCCGCCGCCTGATGGAGCGCGGCCGCGGCGGCCAGTACGACCACGAGTCGCTCGCCGAGATCCGCCGCGCCCTGTCCGGCATGCAGCACGACGCCTCCGAGGGCCACCGGCTGCTGCGCGAGGCGTACGAGCGCGACCCCGAGTCCCTGGGCCCCATCCAGGCCCTCTCCGCGTTCTCCCGCTCCCACCGCGCCACCTGGGGCAGCATGCGCGAGCGGCTCCCCCTCCAGCTCGGCGACGTCAGCCAGCGGGTGTCGTCCGTCTTCGACGCCATAGACCAAGAGGTCGCCCCGCTGCAGTCCCTGCTCCCGCCGCCCGCCCAGGACGGCGGCGACGGCAAGGGCCGTGGCGGCTCCGGCTCGTCCTCCCCCGGCACGTCCGGCGCCGACAAGTCGGCCCACCCCAGCGCCGGCGGCAGCGGCGCCACCGAGGGCGGCCACCGCACCAGCAGCCCCAGCAAGTCGGCCGAGGGCTCCGCCGGCGAGGACGAGGGCCTGCTCGGCGGGAACACGGGCGGCCTGCTCGACCCGCCCAAGGCCACCGGAGGCTCCGGCGCCTCCCCGTCCGCGTCCGCCCCTGCGGGCGGCCCGGCGGTCACCCTCCCGCCGCTGCTCCCCGGCCTCCTGCCCGGCCTGGGCATCGAGGGCGAGGACGCCGACTAG
- a CDS encoding ECF subfamily RNA polymerase sigma factor, BldN family, with translation MYPHVGVDASGLATLRATVLDLLRGLVPTAYAVPALAVTAAPVGPCYALAEGSAAVGRRGRSTGATTARRPAADSDSARMMDLVERAQAGEADAFGRLYDQYSDTVYRYIYYRVGGKATAEDLTSETFLRALRRIGTFTWQGRDFGAWLVTIARNLVADHFKSSRFRLEVTTGEMLDANEVERSPEDSVLESLSNAALLEAVRRLNPQQQECVTLRFLQGLSVAETARVMGKNEGAIKTLQYRAVRTLARLLPDDAR, from the coding sequence GTGTACCCACACGTCGGGGTTGACGCCTCGGGCCTGGCTACGCTCCGCGCGACGGTCCTCGACCTGTTGCGCGGTCTCGTCCCCACCGCGTACGCCGTCCCCGCCCTCGCCGTAACCGCCGCACCCGTAGGCCCGTGCTACGCGCTCGCCGAGGGGAGCGCCGCCGTCGGCAGACGGGGGCGCTCGACCGGCGCGACGACCGCCCGCCGGCCCGCCGCCGACAGCGACAGCGCGCGCATGATGGACCTGGTGGAACGCGCGCAGGCCGGCGAGGCCGACGCGTTCGGCCGGCTCTACGACCAGTACAGCGACACCGTGTACCGCTACATCTACTACCGCGTCGGAGGGAAGGCCACCGCCGAGGACCTCACCAGCGAGACCTTTCTGCGGGCCCTGCGCCGCATCGGCACCTTCACCTGGCAGGGCCGGGACTTCGGCGCCTGGCTCGTCACCATCGCCCGCAACCTGGTCGCCGACCACTTCAAGTCCAGCCGCTTCCGGCTGGAGGTCACCACCGGCGAGATGCTCGACGCCAACGAGGTCGAGCGCTCCCCCGAGGACTCCGTCCTCGAATCGCTCTCCAACGCCGCGCTGCTGGAGGCCGTCCGCCGACTCAACCCGCAGCAGCAGGAGTGCGTCACCCTCCGCTTCCTCCAGGGCCTCTCCGTCGCGGAGACCGCCCGCGTCATGGGCAAGAACGAGGGCGCCATCAAGACCCTCCAGTACCGGGCCGTCCGCACCCTCGCCCGGCTCCTCCCGGACGACGCGCGCTGA